Proteins from one Thioflavicoccus mobilis 8321 genomic window:
- a CDS encoding TAXI family TRAP transporter solute-binding subunit: MKISKTRSRLEMLTLFGGSALLLLAGILVALQFVQPAPPNLIRIATGSDEGAYSFYARQYRRLLAEHEIRLEIVETAGSVENLERLLASSEPDAADSERIDLAFIQGGIATAEQKARLSGLGSMSYEPLWLLVRAPTDGDRSTRVPPAKTELDEGTMLRMLIEPDRTPQLNQLAGARIGIGAEDSGTRSLALHLLRANGISEDDGTLVTQGLEDSIEALTNGDLDLVFVVGATDSPRLRALTQQDGILLQDLPRAAAYAQRDRFLTVLKLPRGTLDPAADVPATDLDLVATTANLVATPDIHPALVDLLLAAAAEVHGQGSLFAAPGTFPTAEHSDFPLNTDAERHYKYGPPLLQRFLPFWLATWVDRTKVMLLPLVVLLIPLVKTLPPAYRWRVRRRILRWYKDLRRIDLELLETPPPSQRRLTELAREIETIESDAARVDVPLSYSDALYHLRLHIALLTDKIERLAARAATQES, encoded by the coding sequence ATGAAGATATCCAAAACCCGCAGTCGGCTCGAAATGCTCACGCTGTTCGGCGGGAGCGCGCTGCTCCTGCTCGCCGGGATCCTCGTCGCGCTCCAGTTCGTGCAACCGGCGCCACCGAACCTGATCCGCATCGCCACGGGCAGCGACGAGGGCGCCTACTCGTTCTACGCCAGGCAGTACCGGCGCCTGCTCGCGGAGCACGAGATCAGGCTCGAGATCGTCGAGACCGCCGGCAGCGTCGAGAATCTGGAACGCCTGCTCGCTTCATCCGAACCCGACGCCGCCGATTCCGAACGCATCGACCTGGCCTTCATCCAGGGCGGCATCGCTACGGCCGAGCAGAAGGCCCGCCTGAGCGGACTCGGCAGCATGTCTTACGAGCCCTTGTGGCTGCTGGTCCGCGCGCCGACCGACGGCGATCGATCGACCAGGGTGCCGCCGGCCAAGACCGAGCTCGACGAAGGCACGATGCTGCGCATGCTGATCGAGCCCGATCGGACCCCGCAGCTCAATCAGCTCGCGGGGGCACGGATCGGCATCGGCGCAGAAGACAGCGGCACCCGATCCTTGGCACTGCACCTGCTGCGGGCCAATGGCATCTCGGAGGATGACGGCACGCTCGTCACGCAGGGATTGGAGGACTCGATCGAGGCGCTGACGAACGGGGACCTCGATCTGGTCTTCGTCGTCGGCGCGACCGACTCGCCACGGCTTCGAGCCCTCACGCAGCAGGATGGCATCCTGCTGCAAGATCTGCCGCGGGCCGCTGCCTATGCGCAGCGGGACAGGTTCTTGACCGTACTGAAGCTGCCCCGCGGCACGCTGGACCCGGCGGCGGATGTCCCCGCAACGGACCTCGACCTGGTCGCGACGACGGCCAATCTGGTCGCCACGCCGGACATCCATCCGGCACTCGTCGATCTGCTGCTCGCGGCGGCAGCCGAGGTACACGGCCAAGGCAGCCTGTTCGCAGCACCAGGGACCTTTCCCACTGCCGAGCACAGCGACTTCCCACTCAACACAGACGCCGAGCGCCACTACAAATACGGGCCGCCATTGTTGCAGCGCTTTCTGCCGTTCTGGCTCGCGACCTGGGTCGATCGGACGAAGGTCATGCTGCTACCGCTGGTGGTGCTCCTGATCCCGCTGGTGAAGACGCTACCCCCCGCCTACCGCTGGCGCGTCCGCCGCCGGATTCTGCGCTGGTACAAGGACCTGCGCCGAATCGACCTGGAGCTGTTGGAGACGCCCCCACCGAGCCAACGACGCCTGACGGAGCTCGCCCGGGAGATCGAGACGATCGAATCGGACGCCGCGCGCGTCGACGTCCCCCTCTCCTACAGCGACGCCCTCTACCACCTGCGCCTGCACATCGCGCTGCTCACCGACAAGATCGAGCGCCTTGCCGCGCGGGCGGCGACCCAGGAATCGTGA
- the rnfB gene encoding RnfABCDGE type electron transport complex subunit B — translation MNELLSIALWGVLVFTMLGLFFGVALASAARRFHVPVNPLVEEVSENLPSANCGACGFAGCAVYAEKVVEDPNVPPSLCTPGGEDIAIEIGALTGKEVGEIRDEVAMLRCYGTNSLAKQQAEYDGVRTCSAAVLAFGGPKSCKFGCIGLGDCVQICRFDAMQIGESGIVEIDFEKCTGCALCVDACPKDVLAMYPRAHRVVLSCQSADRGKAVKDVCSIGCIQCQLCIKECPAEAISVVNGSITIDHATCKAYGPGCGEVCVNVCPTEIIHLPGKVPVVDKKKQAAKVRPPKNPERPSAAAG, via the coding sequence ATGAATGAGCTCCTCTCCATCGCCCTGTGGGGGGTCCTGGTCTTTACGATGCTGGGGCTATTCTTCGGGGTCGCCCTCGCCTCGGCGGCGCGTCGCTTCCATGTTCCCGTGAACCCGCTGGTGGAAGAGGTCAGCGAGAACCTGCCCTCGGCCAACTGCGGTGCCTGCGGTTTCGCCGGCTGCGCGGTCTATGCCGAAAAGGTCGTGGAAGACCCCAACGTACCACCTTCGCTGTGCACGCCTGGCGGGGAAGACATCGCCATCGAGATCGGCGCCCTGACCGGCAAGGAAGTGGGCGAGATCCGCGATGAGGTGGCGATGCTGCGCTGTTATGGCACCAATTCGCTCGCCAAACAGCAGGCCGAGTACGACGGCGTGCGCACCTGCAGCGCCGCGGTACTCGCCTTCGGCGGCCCCAAGAGCTGCAAGTTCGGCTGCATCGGGTTGGGCGATTGCGTACAGATCTGCCGATTCGATGCCATGCAGATCGGTGAGAGCGGCATCGTCGAGATCGACTTCGAGAAATGCACCGGCTGCGCGCTGTGCGTCGATGCCTGTCCGAAGGACGTCTTAGCGATGTATCCGCGCGCGCATCGCGTCGTGCTGTCCTGCCAGAGCGCCGATCGGGGCAAGGCCGTCAAGGACGTCTGTTCGATCGGCTGCATCCAATGCCAGCTGTGCATCAAGGAATGCCCGGCCGAGGCCATCTCCGTCGTCAACGGCTCGATCACCATCGACCACGCCACCTGCAAGGCCTATGGACCCGGCTGTGGCGAGGTCTGCGTGAACGTCTGCCCCACCGAGATCATCCACCTGCCGGGCAAGGTCCCGGTCGTCGACAAAAAGAAGCAGGCGGCCAAAGTACGGCCACCGAAGAACCCGGAGCGCCCTTCGGCCGCCGCCGGCTGA
- the rsxE gene encoding electron transport complex subunit RsxE yields the protein MSKPPPPISTMIMRGLFEENPVYRLALSLCPAVAVTTSVKNGLMLGMAVFVVQILSSVSASLVKHIINPKIRIPVFTIIIAIWVTVMDMTLAALFPHIYEEVGLYVKLIVAFAIIISRMELFSMKHSVVPSFWDGFGMGLGFLFAMVMAGAFRELLGSGSLFGYAIVDFKPLLLVVLPAGGFFTIGLIMALYNWVDLKLGHKLPEEKMGGGGHHG from the coding sequence ATGAGCAAGCCGCCACCGCCGATCTCCACCATGATCATGCGCGGCCTGTTCGAGGAGAACCCCGTCTACCGCCTGGCGCTGAGCCTGTGCCCGGCCGTGGCGGTGACCACCTCGGTGAAGAACGGGCTGATGCTCGGGATGGCCGTTTTCGTCGTGCAGATCCTCTCCAGCGTCTCGGCCTCGCTGGTCAAGCACATCATCAACCCCAAGATCCGCATCCCGGTGTTCACCATCATCATCGCCATCTGGGTCACGGTGATGGACATGACGCTGGCGGCCCTGTTCCCGCACATCTACGAGGAAGTGGGGCTCTACGTGAAGCTGATCGTGGCCTTCGCGATCATCATCTCCCGCATGGAGCTGTTCTCGATGAAACACTCCGTGGTCCCCTCCTTCTGGGACGGCTTCGGCATGGGCCTCGGCTTCCTGTTCGCGATGGTCATGGCCGGCGCGTTCCGCGAGCTGCTCGGCAGCGGCAGCCTGTTCGGCTACGCGATCGTCGATTTCAAGCCGTTGCTGCTGGTGGTCCTGCCGGCCGGCGGCTTCTTCACCATCGGCCTGATCATGGCGCTGTACAACTGGGTGGACTTGAAGCTCGGGCACAAGCTGCCCGAAGAAAAGATGGGGGGAGGAGGTCACCATGGCTGA
- a CDS encoding ABC transporter ATP-binding protein — MSAKAADIKIAAKGLEKRYRSARGGEQIALTGVELAVPAGEFVCLVGPSGCGKTTLIKLMGGFETPTDGVLTIDGRPVTKPDPDHIMIFQDYGLFPWRTVLGNVLFGLEARGVPIDEARARAQEALQLVGLCAAAYKHPHEISGGMKQRVAIARALAVEPSVLFMDEPFAALDAFTRMRLQDELLGLWQAKGSTIVFVTHDLDEAIALGQRVVLMAANPGRIQRIIEIDMPHPRERTDSAFAAYRHELFAEFHLLHEE, encoded by the coding sequence ATGAGCGCGAAGGCAGCGGATATCAAGATCGCGGCCAAGGGGCTGGAGAAGCGCTATCGCTCGGCCCGCGGCGGCGAGCAGATCGCGCTGACCGGCGTCGAACTCGCCGTGCCGGCCGGCGAGTTCGTCTGTCTGGTCGGACCGAGCGGCTGCGGCAAGACCACGCTGATCAAGCTCATGGGCGGCTTCGAGACGCCGACCGATGGCGTCCTGACGATCGACGGGCGGCCGGTCACCAAGCCGGATCCCGACCACATCATGATCTTCCAGGATTACGGCCTGTTCCCGTGGCGGACGGTGCTCGGCAATGTCCTGTTCGGCCTCGAGGCGCGTGGTGTGCCGATCGACGAGGCTCGGGCGCGCGCCCAGGAGGCGCTCCAGCTGGTCGGGCTCTGCGCCGCGGCCTACAAGCATCCCCACGAGATCTCGGGCGGCATGAAGCAGCGGGTCGCGATCGCCCGGGCGCTGGCCGTGGAACCGAGCGTGCTCTTCATGGACGAGCCCTTCGCCGCCCTGGACGCCTTCACGCGGATGCGCCTCCAGGACGAGCTCCTGGGCCTCTGGCAGGCGAAGGGCTCGACGATCGTCTTCGTCACCCACGACCTCGACGAGGCGATCGCACTGGGTCAGCGTGTGGTGCTGATGGCCGCCAACCCGGGGCGCATCCAGCGGATCATCGAGATCGACATGCCCCACCCGAGGGAGCGCACCGACAGCGCCTTCGCCGCCTACCGCCACGAGCTATTCGCCGAGTTCCACCTGCTGCACGAGGAGTGA
- a CDS encoding electron transport complex protein RnfA, with the protein MAEASVRSEHELLVQGDLPNDPGAVRLVRTKDADIPIPVTDISAGPKPGTHILMTEQTLNPSDHYLLTATGVDTSWTIAPSSIAVLFSVILSASLISNFVFTKYLGLCVFFGVSRNRETAIGMGITFTIVGLLSGTLSWLLNHIALVPLKLDFLQIIAFIGIVACLVQASDLILKKLTPALHRKFGIYLMLITTNCIILAIPLLNATADASFIEAVGLSLGAGLGFLLALFLLSCARERVDLAPVPRVFRGLPIAFIITGLFALSFLGFSGLKVM; encoded by the coding sequence ATGGCTGAAGCCAGCGTACGCTCCGAGCACGAACTGCTCGTCCAAGGCGACCTGCCGAACGACCCCGGCGCCGTCCGGCTGGTGCGCACCAAGGACGCCGACATCCCCATTCCGGTCACCGACATCTCGGCGGGTCCCAAGCCCGGCACCCACATCCTGATGACCGAGCAGACGCTGAATCCGAGCGACCACTATCTGCTCACGGCGACCGGCGTCGACACGAGCTGGACGATCGCGCCCTCGTCCATCGCCGTACTCTTCTCGGTGATCCTCAGCGCCTCGCTGATCAGTAACTTCGTGTTCACCAAGTACCTCGGCCTCTGCGTCTTCTTCGGTGTCAGCCGCAACCGCGAGACGGCCATCGGCATGGGCATCACCTTCACCATCGTCGGTCTGTTGAGCGGCACCCTCTCCTGGTTGCTCAATCACATCGCGCTGGTGCCGCTCAAGCTCGACTTCCTGCAGATCATCGCCTTCATCGGCATCGTGGCCTGCCTGGTCCAGGCGAGCGACCTGATCCTGAAGAAGCTGACCCCGGCCCTGCACCGCAAGTTCGGTATCTACCTGATGCTGATCACCACCAACTGCATCATCCTGGCCATTCCGTTGCTCAACGCCACCGCCGACGCCTCCTTCATCGAGGCCGTCGGGCTGTCGCTTGGCGCCGGCCTGGGCTTCCTGCTGGCCCTGTTTCTGCTTAGCTGCGCCCGTGAGCGGGTGGACCTGGCCCCCGTGCCACGGGTCTTCCGAGGCCTGCCCATCGCCTTCATCATCACCGGGTTGTTCGCATTGAGCTTTCTCGGCTTCTCCGGTCTAAAGGTCATGTGA
- a CDS encoding FMN-binding protein — MSTTMEKQAPPDLREMASIAIGLTLVCLVAAIVLGGVYYLTEPAKVRNIRAREQTTIQELLGLSADARIEEVRRYLSWKGSDLEVLYLTPARLVRVDESGQALDTYTVPEEIAKAQSPDTKDEWVQETAHAPESDDFHYVGRFFVGLQDGQTAGYVVEGVTPGYKTWIRFFLAIDADFGVQGLEIVEHEEDPGLGAEITQRYFKNQFAGRSYEQIETIDVTKDPLPNKWRAALEQLGDVDFAAWVHAQRPLIDSNPDIYAITGSTISSKAVTNGVKRALHNFRTRMSIVENYL; from the coding sequence ATGAGCACGACCATGGAAAAGCAGGCGCCACCCGACCTGCGCGAAATGGCCTCGATCGCCATCGGGCTCACCCTGGTCTGCCTGGTGGCGGCCATTGTCCTCGGCGGGGTCTACTACCTGACCGAGCCGGCCAAGGTGCGCAACATCCGCGCCCGGGAGCAGACCACCATCCAGGAACTGCTGGGGCTCTCCGCCGATGCGCGCATCGAGGAGGTGCGTCGCTACCTGTCCTGGAAGGGCAGTGACCTCGAGGTGCTTTATCTCACCCCCGCCCGCCTCGTTCGGGTCGACGAATCGGGGCAGGCGCTCGATACCTATACCGTCCCCGAGGAGATCGCCAAGGCCCAGTCCCCGGACACGAAGGACGAGTGGGTCCAGGAGACGGCCCATGCACCGGAAAGCGATGACTTCCACTACGTGGGCCGCTTCTTCGTGGGGCTGCAGGACGGGCAGACCGCCGGCTATGTCGTCGAAGGGGTGACCCCCGGCTACAAGACCTGGATCCGCTTCTTCCTGGCCATCGACGCCGACTTCGGCGTCCAGGGTCTCGAAATCGTCGAGCACGAGGAGGACCCGGGCCTGGGCGCGGAGATCACCCAGCGCTACTTCAAGAACCAGTTTGCCGGTCGCAGCTACGAGCAGATCGAGACCATCGATGTCACCAAGGATCCCTTGCCCAACAAGTGGCGGGCCGCGCTCGAACAGCTGGGCGACGTGGATTTCGCGGCCTGGGTGCACGCCCAGCGCCCGCTCATCGACAGCAACCCGGACATCTACGCCATTACCGGCTCCACCATCAGCAGCAAAGCGGTGACCAACGGCGTCAAGCGTGCCTTGCACAACTTCCGCACCCGAATGAGCATCGTGGAGAACTATCTATGA
- a CDS encoding ATP-grasp domain-containing protein produces MPSPIAAACYVVRRAIRLVSFDAFRSLGIPGVSVLKPEDFIRQRVLIEATDWVLFPQTWQLNVLCYAWKRRVFPSPSTYDIGYDKVEQTRVFESLAPAHVPRTLIRAADEGAIEQAIDELGLPLVVKEPRNAMGRGVHLLETRSALRAWCAQHPVLYAQEYLPLSADLRVVWVGDRVLTAYWRRGGDGFHHNIACSAILDYEAIPGAALELLAALARTLGIDHAGFDIAWMDGHPYLLELNVLFGNAGLRQAGVDIAGTIVAHLHERVGSAI; encoded by the coding sequence GTGCCGTCGCCGATTGCGGCGGCGTGCTACGTGGTGCGGCGCGCGATCCGTCTCGTCTCGTTCGATGCCTTCCGTTCGTTGGGAATCCCCGGCGTCAGCGTACTCAAGCCCGAGGACTTCATCCGCCAGCGGGTGCTGATCGAGGCCACCGACTGGGTGCTGTTCCCGCAGACCTGGCAGCTCAACGTCCTCTGCTACGCCTGGAAGCGGCGCGTGTTCCCGTCGCCCTCGACCTACGACATCGGCTACGACAAGGTCGAGCAGACGCGGGTGTTCGAATCCCTGGCCCCGGCCCATGTCCCTCGGACCCTCATCCGGGCCGCTGACGAGGGGGCCATAGAGCAGGCCATCGACGAACTTGGCCTACCGCTGGTGGTGAAGGAGCCGCGCAACGCCATGGGCCGCGGTGTTCATCTGCTCGAGACCCGTAGCGCGCTGCGCGCCTGGTGCGCTCAGCACCCGGTGCTCTATGCCCAGGAATACCTGCCGCTCTCCGCCGACCTCCGCGTCGTGTGGGTCGGCGACCGTGTGCTCACCGCCTACTGGCGCCGCGGCGGCGACGGCTTTCACCACAACATCGCCTGCAGCGCGATCCTCGACTACGAGGCGATACCCGGCGCAGCCCTGGAACTGCTGGCGGCCCTGGCCCGCACCCTCGGCATCGACCACGCCGGCTTCGACATCGCCTGGATGGACGGCCACCCCTATCTGCTCGAGCTCAACGTGCTCTTCGGCAATGCGGGCCTCCGCCAGGCCGGGGTCGATATCGCCGGGACCATCGTCGCTCACCTGCATGAAAGGGTCGGTTCGGCAATCTAG
- the cooS gene encoding anaerobic carbon-monoxide dehydrogenase catalytic subunit, which translates to MGRSTERFPSKADVIARTPDVAVREMLVHLEQAGIDTPFDRFDRQKPHCAFGLEGTCCKNCHMGPCRVTPKKPRGVCGADANLIAARNILRWTAAGVASHGARGREVMLALRGAADGSLDLPILGPEKVRATAKAFGIDDADKTVEELAGEIAMILLDDLCRTLPGPHRTLEAMAPPERLAVWRQLDILPVGAYHEVFEALHRTGTGTDGDWENVARQVLRCGLAFAWSSVVGSAIAMDCLYGLPKRGRIETNLGAITEGTVNIAVHGHSPVLVAAIVKAARREDLIAEARAAGAETIRLYGICCSGHSALAKFGDITPLANAMGAELVLGTGALDLWVADVQDVFPSIMDVAACFHTRVVTTSDSTRLPGAEHIAFDHHHTNLAEADGLAERIVRRGIETFGERQSGQVQIPQARMAAEVGFSVENVLATFGGGQVLHEHLRSGRIRGIVNLVGCNNPKVVYEESVVRVAEELMAHDVLVLTNGCAAFALLKMGFCLPDALVGAGAGLAGVLAPLGLPPVWHMGECLDNARASALFRAVSMAAEEPLRHLPLAFSSPEWSNEKGVGAALGFRLLGVNSYHCIAPPVSGSEELSRFFFEGTQEILGAVMVVDPDPIALAARIVADMDARRGALGWEPAGAPSEARLSVLRPQSGGRHHHHHEEEQGHEKT; encoded by the coding sequence ATGGGTAGGTCGACGGAACGGTTTCCCAGCAAGGCCGATGTCATCGCCCGCACGCCGGATGTGGCCGTGCGCGAGATGCTCGTGCACCTGGAGCAGGCCGGCATCGATACCCCCTTCGATCGGTTCGATCGACAGAAGCCGCATTGCGCATTCGGTCTCGAGGGGACCTGCTGCAAGAACTGCCACATGGGGCCTTGCCGGGTCACGCCGAAGAAGCCGCGCGGCGTCTGCGGTGCCGACGCCAACCTCATCGCGGCCCGCAACATCCTGCGCTGGACCGCGGCCGGCGTCGCGTCCCACGGTGCACGTGGCCGCGAGGTGATGTTGGCGCTCAGGGGTGCCGCCGACGGCTCGCTCGACCTGCCGATCCTCGGGCCGGAGAAGGTGCGGGCCACGGCCAAGGCCTTCGGCATCGACGATGCGGACAAGACGGTCGAGGAGCTGGCCGGCGAGATCGCGATGATCCTGCTCGACGATCTATGCCGGACCCTGCCGGGGCCGCATCGGACCTTGGAGGCGATGGCCCCGCCGGAGCGGCTCGCGGTCTGGCGGCAGCTCGACATCCTCCCGGTCGGCGCCTATCACGAGGTCTTCGAGGCGTTGCACCGCACCGGCACCGGTACCGACGGGGATTGGGAGAATGTCGCGCGCCAGGTCCTGCGCTGCGGGCTGGCCTTCGCCTGGAGCAGTGTCGTCGGCTCGGCGATCGCGATGGATTGCCTCTATGGCCTGCCGAAGCGCGGCCGGATCGAGACCAATCTCGGGGCCATCACCGAGGGGACGGTCAACATCGCCGTGCACGGTCACTCGCCGGTGCTGGTCGCGGCCATCGTCAAGGCGGCGCGGCGCGAGGACCTGATCGCCGAGGCGCGCGCCGCGGGTGCCGAGACGATCCGCCTCTACGGCATCTGCTGCTCGGGCCATAGCGCGCTGGCCAAGTTCGGCGACATCACCCCGCTCGCCAACGCGATGGGCGCGGAGCTGGTCCTCGGCACCGGGGCCCTGGACCTGTGGGTGGCCGACGTCCAGGACGTCTTCCCGAGCATCATGGACGTGGCGGCCTGCTTCCACACGCGGGTCGTGACGACCAGCGATTCGACCCGCCTGCCCGGCGCCGAGCACATCGCCTTCGACCATCACCACACGAACCTGGCCGAGGCCGATGGGCTGGCCGAGCGGATCGTGCGTCGCGGCATCGAGACCTTCGGGGAGCGCCAGAGCGGCCAGGTGCAGATCCCGCAGGCGCGCATGGCGGCGGAGGTCGGCTTTTCGGTCGAGAACGTGCTCGCGACCTTCGGCGGGGGGCAGGTGCTGCACGAGCACCTCAGGTCCGGGCGCATTCGCGGCATCGTCAACCTGGTCGGCTGCAACAATCCCAAGGTGGTCTACGAAGAGTCGGTCGTGCGCGTCGCCGAGGAGCTGATGGCCCACGATGTCCTCGTCCTGACCAACGGTTGCGCGGCCTTCGCGCTCCTCAAGATGGGCTTCTGCCTGCCGGATGCCCTGGTCGGTGCCGGGGCCGGGCTCGCCGGGGTCCTCGCGCCGCTCGGCTTGCCGCCGGTCTGGCACATGGGCGAATGCCTCGACAACGCGCGGGCCTCGGCCCTCTTCCGGGCCGTGTCCATGGCCGCCGAGGAGCCGCTACGCCACCTGCCGCTGGCCTTCTCGAGCCCCGAGTGGTCGAACGAGAAGGGTGTCGGCGCGGCGCTCGGCTTCCGCCTGCTCGGCGTCAACTCCTACCACTGCATCGCCCCCCCGGTGAGCGGATCCGAGGAGCTCTCGCGGTTCTTCTTCGAAGGGACGCAGGAGATCCTGGGGGCGGTGATGGTCGTCGATCCGGATCCGATTGCGCTCGCGGCGCGCATCGTCGCCGACATGGATGCGCGCCGCGGCGCCCTCGGCTGGGAGCCGGCGGGCGCCCCGAGCGAGGCGCGCCTGTCAGTGCTGCGCCCGCAGTCCGGCGGGCGCCATCATCACCACCACGAGGAGGAGCAGGGCCATGAAAAGACGTGA
- a CDS encoding ABC transporter permease, giving the protein MPLWILVLFGGVWGVIAQFYPPNQFPGPAAMAQALIEVAMDGRLWSNIWVSLMRFAAGYLLAVAVAIPMGLLLGRFNILGRLFDPLIQVMRPISPIAWFPLAVLWFGIGNAPAIYIIYLAAFFPVLVTTIGAVRAIPPVYLKVAANFGATPKMTFLRVIVPAAFPGIMVGLHIAVGTAWIHLVAGEMLGAQSGLGYMIVDARNFLRTDLIMAGMLVIGVLGLAIYRGMRALERVVGRYWGLGQ; this is encoded by the coding sequence ATGCCGCTGTGGATTCTGGTGCTGTTCGGCGGCGTCTGGGGGGTGATCGCCCAGTTCTATCCGCCGAATCAGTTCCCCGGCCCCGCCGCCATGGCCCAGGCCCTCATCGAGGTGGCCATGGACGGCCGGCTCTGGAGCAATATCTGGGTCAGCCTGATGCGCTTCGCGGCCGGCTATCTGTTGGCGGTCGCCGTGGCGATCCCGATGGGGCTTTTGCTTGGGCGCTTCAACATCCTCGGGCGCCTGTTCGACCCGCTGATCCAGGTCATGCGCCCGATCTCGCCGATCGCCTGGTTCCCGCTCGCGGTGCTCTGGTTCGGTATCGGCAATGCCCCGGCCATCTACATCATCTACCTGGCGGCCTTCTTCCCCGTCCTGGTCACGACCATCGGCGCCGTGCGCGCGATCCCGCCCGTCTATCTCAAGGTCGCGGCCAACTTCGGCGCTACCCCCAAGATGACCTTCCTGCGGGTCATCGTCCCGGCAGCCTTTCCGGGCATCATGGTCGGCCTGCACATCGCGGTCGGCACGGCCTGGATCCACCTGGTCGCCGGTGAGATGCTCGGCGCCCAGTCGGGGCTTGGCTACATGATCGTCGATGCCCGCAACTTCCTCCGTACCGACCTCATCATGGCCGGGATGCTGGTGATCGGTGTCTTGGGGCTCGCCATCTATCGCGGCATGCGGGCGCTGGAGCGGGTCGTCGGACGCTATTGGGGGCTGGGCCAATGA
- a CDS encoding ABC transporter substrate-binding protein translates to MKRREFLGASGLALAAAPLLPGTIGNALAGGRKVRLKIGYLPITDHMLIIAAERESFKTVAIEPVKFSSWPEIAEALKAGAIDGGFLLTPIGLTLRGNGAPVQVVMLGHRNGSVITVKQDAGIDRIEDLKGRSIAVPSPFSTHNILLRKVLTEHQMDPTRDLRIVDMAPPEMVNALATGRIDGFIVAEPFGAQAEAHEVGKILMLSKDIWPDHICCVLNVREAVIDKHPEAVQEMVSGMARAATFIEEHPAEAAKGSVKLIGQRPAIVERVLTTPQGRLTFHDLVPREADFDATQDYMTAFGIAKGKMDLAGYLNASFIAGAA, encoded by the coding sequence ATGAAAAGACGTGAGTTTCTCGGCGCATCGGGTCTCGCCCTGGCCGCCGCGCCGCTGCTGCCCGGAACGATCGGCAACGCCCTGGCCGGCGGCCGCAAGGTGCGGCTCAAGATCGGCTACCTGCCGATCACGGACCACATGCTGATCATCGCCGCCGAGCGCGAGTCGTTCAAGACGGTCGCGATCGAGCCGGTCAAGTTCTCCTCCTGGCCGGAGATCGCCGAGGCACTCAAGGCCGGCGCGATCGACGGCGGCTTCCTGCTCACCCCGATCGGGTTGACCCTGCGGGGTAACGGGGCGCCGGTCCAGGTCGTGATGCTCGGCCATCGCAACGGCAGCGTCATCACCGTCAAGCAGGATGCCGGCATCGACCGCATCGAGGACCTCAAGGGCCGGTCGATCGCGGTGCCGAGCCCCTTTTCGACCCACAACATCCTGCTGCGCAAGGTCCTCACCGAGCACCAGATGGATCCCACCCGCGACCTGCGGATCGTCGATATGGCCCCACCCGAGATGGTCAACGCCCTCGCCACCGGCCGGATCGACGGCTTCATCGTCGCCGAGCCGTTCGGCGCCCAGGCCGAGGCGCATGAGGTCGGCAAGATCCTGATGCTGTCGAAGGACATCTGGCCGGACCACATCTGCTGCGTGCTCAACGTCCGCGAGGCGGTGATCGACAAGCACCCGGAGGCAGTCCAGGAAATGGTTTCAGGCATGGCCCGCGCGGCGACCTTCATCGAGGAGCATCCGGCCGAGGCGGCCAAGGGTTCGGTCAAGCTCATCGGCCAGCGCCCGGCCATCGTCGAGCGGGTGCTGACGACGCCCCAAGGGCGGCTCACCTTCCACGACCTCGTCCCGCGCGAGGCCGACTTCGACGCCACGCAGGACTACATGACCGCATTCGGTATCGCCAAGGGCAAGATGGACCTGGCCGGCTACCTGAACGCAAGCTTCATCGCCGGGGCGGCCTGA